DNA sequence from the Cellulophaga sp. HaHaR_3_176 genome:
CCAAATTGATGATAAAATTAATAAAGAAGGAAGTTCGGAAGCTCTTGTAAATGCCAAACAAGAACTTAAAGACAGTAACAAGGCTATGATGGATTGGATGAGAGGTTTTGGAGATAGATTTGACACCGATGAAATCATGAAAGGAAAAGCTTTGACCGACGAAAAAAAGAAATTTTTAGATGAAGAAGAGATAAAAGTTAACGCTCTTCGCGATAAAATGAATTCTAGTATTCAAAATGCCGAAGCAATTCTTAAATAAATTTAAATCTACTCTTCGCTAGACCATCTTAATGTTTCCATAATTGTTCTCATATCACTCTGTAGATAATCTGCGGCAGGTAATATGGAATCGTAGTTTGGTTTTCTATAAAAATATACAGAACCAGTTACAAAATGATTTATACTATCGGTTAAATAGAATTGTGATTGCGATGCAGCGTCCCCTATAATTTGAAAATAAGTTCCATAAACTTTATTATCCTCATTTATAAAAGTTCGTGGTTCAATTTTATCTGCCTTTTTCATATGTTCTAATGAAAGTTTTTCGGCATCAGTTATTAAATTTTTAAGATTATCATC
Encoded proteins:
- the gldD gene encoding gliding motility lipoprotein GldD, with the translated sequence MNCKSAVVLFLFGFLLVSCEDENVMPKPKAMLRLEYPMAKEAELNVGELTFNYNEQAKPVIKNKNAIIIDYPGMKGAIFITYKKIDDNLKNLITDAEKLSLEHMKKADKIEPRTFINEDNKVYGTYFQIIGDAASQSQFYLTDSINHFVTGSVYFYRKPNYDSILPAADYLQSDMRTIMETLRWSSEE